In Methanosphaera sp. ISO3-F5, a genomic segment contains:
- a CDS encoding helix-turn-helix domain-containing protein, with the protein MSDIKKEIASRVKDMREVCEISIQEMAEKLDLPIKTYESYETGNVDIPASILYEASQIFNVDTSLLLTGEDTRMSVFAVTRKDKGVRINRREAYDYENLASSFTHKTIEPFIVTVMPREDNYIPEPNYHKGYEFVYVLEGKLRLYIKDNILDLNEGDSVYFDSQHKHSMIALENKAVKFLDVLNNNE; encoded by the coding sequence ATGTCAGACATAAAAAAGGAAATAGCCAGCAGAGTAAAAGATATGCGAGAAGTATGTGAAATAAGCATACAAGAAATGGCAGAAAAACTAGATCTACCAATAAAAACATACGAATCATATGAAACAGGAAATGTAGACATACCTGCAAGTATACTATATGAAGCATCACAAATATTCAATGTAGATACAAGTCTCTTACTAACAGGAGAAGACACAAGAATGAGTGTATTCGCAGTAACACGAAAAGACAAAGGAGTAAGAATAAACAGGAGAGAAGCATATGATTATGAAAACTTGGCATCAAGCTTCACACACAAAACAATAGAACCATTCATAGTAACAGTAATGCCAAGAGAAGATAATTACATACCTGAACCAAACTATCATAAAGGATATGAATTTGTATATGTACTCGAAGGAAAATTAAGATTATACATCAAAGACAATATCCTAGACTTAAATGAAGGAGACTCAGTATACTTCGACTCACAACATAAACATTCAATGATAGCATTAGAAAACAAAGCAGTAAAATTCCTAGATGTACTAAACAATAATGAGTAG